AGCATCGGCAGATTTCACCCATATACCCGCTATGAAAACATTACTTTCAACTGCTGCGAGCGCTGCACTGGAGACATCCTGGTTCTGTAGGGGTCAAAGGGCGGCCAAACGCACCAATCGCACACTAATGCAGCATCAGAGGTCATTTCAAATGACTGAGATCTGAACAGGAGTGTACTCTGGAGATTATTGCTACTGTGTGTTGAGTGAATTCTTGGGTAAAAAGTTAGCTGCTCCAGCAGACTTCTTTGGTACCAGTATGAGGCTGGCGTTTGCTACCGATTGATTGTTGAAAATCCGCAATTTCagataatgttttaaaatgttacgaACCTGCTTTTTAACTTGAAAAGAGGTTATAAGAAAATGGAGTTGTTTGATCAGGGAGTGTGATGTGATAGTGATGAATGCATTTCAGAGCCATGGCAGCCTGGTTTAAACTATGTAAAGTGCTATTTATTGATGAGATGTGAGGTCAAACTAATAATCAGTATTACATGGTGGACAGACAGTTAGGGTGTCTGATTATTCATACTTGAACATTAGACtagtgtgttttaagttttatataCATAATACTATAATAACTCAATGTGCAAACCACATAGCAGTCAGGCTGTAATTCATACCGGTGAGCCTGACGCTTGATGGGGCAGCCTGTCCCTCCAGGAAGTTAAACTGTTAATGAGCTAATTGAACAGTCACGATGCCTCTCATACTGCAGGGGTCGCCCAGATTTCTCAGTGCGATGGTGTTATcatatttgaaaaacattgtatttatattttgtaaaacgCATGCTGGAAAGGCATAAGAGGTTTAACGGTAATACAATAGAACTATTGTACACAAACGCATCCAGTTATTTGCAAAGAGTTTAACTTTTGTGGCGTTTCAAAGAAAGATTTATGaatctttctaaaaaaaacatttgaaattaaatttgatttgttttcattgaatCATGTCgtatacatttttagttttttttaattcattatttaaaaaaaaaaaatgttagtacttttttgtttgtgtctcagaATACACTCCTACGAAATGATGATGAATATATTGCACATgcctttttgcatttttcttaaaCCAAGCTGTATATTATTTTGGCTTATTTTATCTGGATGGAAAAAATGGTGTTGATTATGTAATATACAGTGAAAGCACAccataaaaatatttcatacaTCTTCTATTTTCCATGTCAGACCAAAATAAAGACCAAAGTagtttctactttttttttttttttttttaaatgtcttgttctCTTCTTCTTTATAACCATGTGTTGGATCTCAGTCAAAATAAAGCAGTCATTATGCACCAGCGACTACTTTTTACAAAACTTTATTCAGCGctgtattttgacattttttttttttaccttattttcCCAAGTTACAATTTTTGCGGACTTCACTCGCTATCCCACCAAATCTTGCCTTTGCCTGCACCTTTTCTTCCCTCTATGTTACTCTTTAATGATGTCCGTATTCTGGTTGCAGCTGGTTTGTTTCCTCTGTCACTTGGCGGTCCAGCAATTCTGTCTCTACCGCTGAACCCAGACTCTTTACTGGACCTGTAAAAACTTTGGCCCTCGTTTTTAAATGTCCTCTCACTATTTCTTTCTTCAGATCTAGGCGGCCTGTCAACATCCTGTCTTGGTCTGTGATTTGTGACTCCTGTGCCTCTGTTGTTGGAAATCACtttctgtgtctgttgttgGTGGAAGCCATCATACTTCCTCTTAGGCACAAACTTCAACGCCTCCTCCCATTTCCCCGTCTCCTTGAGAGTGAGCATGATGCGGATCATCTGGTCCAGAGTCAGATTTTTGGCTCCCATCTCCCAGTGGAGGAACTCATCCAGCGGTAAACGGGCTGTGGCCAGATTCAGACGCTTGGCATTGGCCATTGACAAGCCCGACTGGATCGACCGGTCCACTAGAGCTCCAATGATGTAGACTTTGGAGTGGTCATATGTGCGGAGAACGTTGGGGGAGTCAGCACTGAGGTATACGAGCTGTTCGCGGGGGAACCGATCCACGTGCTGTTGGTCAGTGCTGGTGATCATCAGGCGGTCCCAGACTTCTGCGCCGTATCGTTTGACCAGCTCCTTCTTGTAGGCTCCGCCTGCCTGCAGGTTGCAAAAGTGGAGGTGGTAGGGCTCGGTGGCTCGCCGATTACACCCTTCCACCTCCATCAGCTGGGACACGGTGTTCTCCAACTCCCGCCTGGCCATGACTGACTCATAGCTCATGTCAAACACCAGCGGCTGACCTAACTGCATGGCCTGGGCGCTCTTCCAGGCCAGGTGCTTGTCCAGGGAGCGGTCCCAGAACTGGAGGAgatatgtgtttttaagtgcaggtcctctctcttcctctgtgtcactgt
This region of Anoplopoma fimbria isolate UVic2021 breed Golden Eagle Sablefish chromosome 2, Afim_UVic_2022, whole genome shotgun sequence genomic DNA includes:
- the trmt10c gene encoding tRNA methyltransferase 10 homolog C: MLRLFTNQGCYELWRGSLFLASCVTKRQVRASLLVSSAGRQRPHVSVGHVSTGISLCKDALQPNRDKPEETQTLDLDKWKSVMRAKAASEERQQSNEDEEASGADESLKEPDGDSKDSSPLEATRDLVAMWREAGKLVPQEMTNEQVQTLAGLTTKASRKKYLKYLAIKEGHKRAHKEKQKQKKAVREALIEQSRGGDSDTEEERGPALKNTYLLQFWDRSLDKHLAWKSAQAMQLGQPLVFDMSYESVMARRELENTVSQLMEVEGCNRRATEPYHLHFCNLQAGGAYKKELVKRYGAEVWDRLMITSTDQQHVDRFPREQLVYLSADSPNVLRTYDHSKVYIIGALVDRSIQSGLSMANAKRLNLATARLPLDEFLHWEMGAKNLTLDQMIRIMLTLKETGKWEEALKFVPKRKYDGFHQQQTQKVISNNRGTGVTNHRPRQDVDRPPRSEERNSERTFKNEGQSFYRSSKESGFSGRDRIAGPPSDRGNKPAATRIRTSLKSNIEGRKGAGKGKIWWDSE